The Papilio machaon chromosome 3, ilPapMach1.1, whole genome shotgun sequence genome window below encodes:
- the LOC106711408 gene encoding protein obstructor-E: MADGRSWSYAIAFLASLAVVSCAQTDDPCKTKSRVVADDKYCDKYWECENGQAVQYDCPNGLVFAGKHRGVTEGCDYPWRSNYCEYPKVQINPPIGTEHCDWLYGIFGHETSCTRYWTCWNGTATEQLCIGGLLYNENAHSCDWPENVDGCQKHPLCNEDPNGNVPLGKSCNRYWQCQGGYPRLQRCPAMLVFDRRSLRCVVPPTDECEIPTTTLSPQEEEENSRPGQQNKRPDYPDGQPGRQRARN; the protein is encoded by the exons ATGGCAGACGGGCGATCGTGGTCGTATGCTATCG CTTTTCTGGCAAGTCTGGCAGTGGTATCGTGCGCACAAACAGATGACCCATGCAAGACCAAATCCCGGGTGGTAGCGGATGACAAGTACTGTGACAAATACTGGGAGTGTGAGAATGGTCAGGCAGTACAGTATGATTGTCCTAATGGTTTAGTCTTCGCTGGGAAGCATAGAGGCGTTACCGAGGGCTGCGACTATCCGTGGAGATCGAACTATTGTGAATATCCGAAGGTGCAAATAA ATCCCCCCATCGGTACGGAGCACTGCGACTGGTTGTACGGCATCTTCGGGCACGAGACGTCGTGCACGCGCTACTGGACTTGCTGGAATGGGACCGCCACAGAACAACTGTGCATCGGCGGCCTGTTGTACAACGAGAACGCGCACTCTTGTGACTGGCCGGAAAACGTCGACGGCTGCCAGAAACATC CCCTATGCAATGAAGATCCCAACGGTAACGTACCTTTGGGTAAATCCTGCAACCGCTACTGGCAGTGCCAAGGCGGATACCCGCGCTTGCAGCGTTGCCCCGCTATGTTGGTGTTCGATAGGCGGTCACTGAGATGTGTCGTACCACCGACTGACGAGTGCGAGATCCCCACAACTACCTTATCACCACAGGAAGAAGAAGAGAACTCGAGACCG